The Deinococcus sonorensis KR-87 genome includes a window with the following:
- the guaB gene encoding IMP dehydrogenase yields the protein MSDRSAVLEPAPQTQDRFAYKFGREGITFDDVLLQPRHSQVLPHQVSVGTQLTRRIRLNIPFLSAAMDTVTETGMAVAMAREGGIGVIHKNMPIERQAEMVRKVKRSESGMIVDPITLPVTATVREAEAMMAEYRISGVPITDEHGTLLGIITNRDLRFVEDLNLPVSDVMTKDELVTVPVGTTLEEAQQIFKRTRIEKLLVVDDAYKLRGLITIKDLTKRVKYPNAAKDHLGRLRVAAAIGVSADLMERAGALVAAGVDVLVLDSAHGHSEGILQAVAQVKAAFDVDVIAGNVATREGTLALIQAGADAVKVGIGPGSICTTRVVTGVGVPQITAIFEAAEAAAPHGIPVIADGGIKQTGDVPKAIAAGASAVMMGSMLAGTDEAPGELVLRDGRRYKSYRGMGSLGAMDQGSADRYFQGGSRKFVPEGIEGIVAYKGTAGEVIYQFVGGLRSSMGYCGAADLPSLTRDAQFVRITGASLVESHPHGVTITREAPNYSK from the coding sequence ATGTCAGATCGCAGCGCCGTACTTGAACCCGCCCCCCAGACGCAGGACCGTTTCGCCTACAAGTTCGGCCGGGAAGGCATCACCTTCGACGACGTGCTGCTGCAGCCGCGCCACTCGCAGGTGCTGCCGCATCAGGTGAGCGTGGGCACCCAGCTGACCCGCCGCATCCGGCTGAACATCCCCTTCCTGTCGGCGGCCATGGACACCGTCACCGAGACCGGCATGGCGGTCGCGATGGCCCGCGAGGGCGGCATCGGCGTGATTCACAAGAACATGCCCATCGAGCGTCAGGCCGAGATGGTCCGCAAGGTCAAGCGCAGCGAGAGCGGCATGATCGTGGACCCGATCACCCTGCCGGTCACCGCCACGGTGCGCGAGGCCGAGGCGATGATGGCCGAGTACCGCATCAGCGGCGTGCCGATCACCGACGAGCACGGCACCCTGCTGGGCATCATCACCAACCGTGACCTGCGCTTTGTCGAGGACCTGAACCTGCCGGTCTCGGACGTGATGACCAAGGACGAGCTGGTAACGGTGCCGGTCGGCACCACGCTGGAGGAGGCGCAGCAGATCTTCAAGCGCACCCGCATCGAGAAGCTGCTGGTGGTGGACGACGCCTACAAGCTGAGGGGCCTGATCACCATCAAGGACCTGACCAAGCGCGTGAAGTACCCGAACGCCGCGAAGGACCACCTGGGCCGCCTGCGGGTGGCGGCGGCCATCGGGGTCAGTGCCGACCTGATGGAGCGCGCCGGAGCGCTGGTCGCGGCCGGGGTGGACGTGCTGGTGCTGGACAGCGCCCACGGCCACTCGGAGGGCATCCTGCAGGCGGTGGCGCAGGTCAAGGCCGCCTTTGACGTGGACGTGATCGCCGGCAACGTGGCGACCCGCGAGGGCACCCTGGCGCTGATCCAGGCGGGCGCCGACGCGGTGAAGGTGGGCATCGGGCCCGGCAGCATCTGCACCACCCGGGTCGTCACGGGCGTGGGCGTGCCGCAGATCACCGCCATCTTCGAGGCGGCCGAGGCGGCGGCCCCGCACGGCATCCCGGTGATCGCGGACGGCGGCATCAAGCAGACGGGCGACGTGCCCAAGGCGATTGCGGCCGGGGCCAGCGCGGTGATGATGGGCAGCATGCTGGCCGGCACCGACGAGGCCCCTGGGGAGCTGGTGCTGCGCGACGGCCGCCGCTACAAGAGCTACCGCGGGATGGGGTCGCTGGGCGCGATGGACCAGGGCTCGGCCGACCGCTACTTCCAGGGCGGCAGCCGAAAGTTCGTGCCAGAGGGCATCGAGGGCATTGTGGCCTACAAGGGCACCGCCGGCGAGGTCATCTACCAGTTCGTGGGCGGCCTGCGCAGCAGCATGGGCTACTGCGGCGCCGCCGACCTGCCCAGCCTGACCCGCGACGCCCAGTTCGTGCGCATCACCGGGGCCAGTCTGGTGGAGAGCCACCCGCACGGCGTGACCATCACCCGCGAGGCGCCGAACTACAGCAAGTAG
- the uvrC gene encoding excinuclease ABC subunit UvrC has translation MRFEDLPVLPTSPGVYIFRGKGTTPIYIGKAKNIRSRVGQHFKAGGKSGRFTAEAEQLEFITARNEVEALVLEANLIKQHRPHYNVLLKDDKHYPFLKLTNEAYPMLVVTRRVIKDGASYYGPYPDAGAVRRVKHLIDTMYPLRKNSGLPMQHKPRPCLNYHMGRCLGPCVDRADPDEYARVVADVKALLEGRAASVLSGLKDAMREAAQKQDFEQAMRLRDRLQATEKLFGTEQSAYVSDETDLDFLGFAQAGEFAMVQLFRMRGGRVVGRDKRFLTGAEESDAGEVIGAFVQDYYAQATHVPPLILLPTEYEDAPLWGELLSERAERRIEMRTPKRGDKLELIEMAGRNAQAGLESELALLEKRGDHPGLDALREVLSLPERPWRIEGYDNSNLFGTNIVSGMVVFEGGRARRGEHRRFKVKGLDHPDDYTAMNQTITRRFSGSLADKLPLPDLLLIDGGRGQVNAALDALKALNLQLPVVGLAKREERIILPGRFGAQWWLEGGSEVGVNRELLLPHTHPALRTLIGVRDEVHNYAITYHRKLRGADMLRSVFDGLPGIGQKRQDALLESFTSLEELAAASVQDIAQVPGMNLRAAQAVKDFLAERARNEAPV, from the coding sequence GTGCGCTTCGAAGACCTTCCGGTGCTGCCCACCTCCCCCGGCGTGTACATCTTCCGGGGCAAGGGAACCACGCCCATCTATATCGGCAAGGCCAAGAACATCCGTTCGCGGGTGGGCCAGCACTTCAAGGCCGGCGGCAAGAGCGGGCGCTTCACCGCCGAGGCCGAACAGCTGGAGTTCATCACCGCCCGCAACGAGGTGGAGGCGCTGGTGCTGGAGGCCAACCTCATCAAGCAGCACCGCCCGCACTACAACGTGCTGCTCAAGGACGACAAGCACTACCCGTTCCTGAAGCTGACCAACGAGGCCTACCCGATGCTGGTGGTGACGCGCCGGGTCATCAAGGACGGGGCCAGCTACTACGGCCCGTACCCGGACGCGGGCGCGGTGCGGCGGGTCAAGCACCTGATCGACACCATGTATCCGCTGCGCAAGAATTCCGGCCTGCCGATGCAGCACAAGCCGCGCCCGTGCCTGAACTACCACATGGGCCGCTGCCTGGGGCCGTGCGTGGACCGCGCCGACCCGGACGAGTACGCCCGGGTGGTGGCCGACGTGAAGGCGCTGCTGGAAGGCCGCGCCGCCTCGGTGCTGAGCGGCCTGAAGGACGCGATGCGCGAGGCCGCCCAGAAGCAGGACTTCGAGCAGGCGATGCGGCTGCGTGACCGGCTGCAGGCCACCGAGAAGCTGTTCGGCACCGAGCAGAGCGCGTATGTGAGCGACGAGACCGACCTGGACTTCCTGGGCTTCGCGCAGGCGGGGGAGTTCGCGATGGTGCAGTTGTTCCGGATGCGCGGCGGGCGCGTGGTGGGGCGCGACAAGCGCTTCCTGACCGGCGCCGAGGAGTCGGATGCCGGCGAGGTGATCGGGGCCTTCGTGCAGGACTACTACGCCCAGGCCACCCACGTACCGCCGCTGATCCTGCTGCCCACCGAGTACGAGGACGCGCCGCTGTGGGGAGAACTGCTCTCGGAGCGGGCCGAACGGCGCATCGAGATGCGGACCCCCAAGCGCGGGGACAAGCTGGAGCTGATCGAGATGGCCGGGCGCAACGCCCAGGCGGGGCTGGAGAGCGAGCTGGCGCTGCTGGAGAAGCGCGGCGACCACCCGGGCCTGGACGCGCTGCGCGAGGTGCTGAGCCTGCCGGAGCGGCCCTGGCGCATCGAGGGTTACGACAACAGCAACCTGTTCGGCACCAACATCGTGTCGGGCATGGTGGTGTTCGAGGGCGGGCGGGCGCGGCGCGGCGAGCACCGGCGCTTCAAGGTGAAGGGCCTGGACCACCCGGACGACTACACCGCCATGAACCAGACCATCACCCGGCGCTTCTCCGGCAGTCTGGCCGACAAGCTGCCGCTGCCGGACCTGCTGCTGATCGACGGCGGACGCGGACAAGTGAACGCCGCGCTGGATGCCCTCAAGGCGCTAAACCTGCAGCTGCCGGTGGTGGGGCTGGCCAAGCGCGAGGAGCGCATCATCCTGCCGGGGCGCTTCGGAGCGCAGTGGTGGCTGGAGGGTGGCAGCGAGGTGGGCGTGAACCGCGAACTGCTGCTGCCGCACACCCACCCGGCCCTGCGGACCCTGATCGGGGTGCGCGACGAGGTGCACAACTACGCCATCACCTACCACCGCAAGCTGCGCGGCGCCGACATGCTGCGCAGCGTGTTCGACGGGCTGCCGGGCATCGGGCAGAAGCGGCAGGACGCGCTGCTGGAGAGCTTCACCAGCCTGGAGGAACTGGCGGCTGCCAGCGTGCAGGACATAGCCCAGGTGCCGGGCATGAACCTGCGGGCGGCCCAGGCGGTCAAGGACTTCCTGGCCGAGCGCGCCCGCAACGAAGCGCCGGTCTGA
- a CDS encoding GNAT family N-acetyltransferase, producing the protein MVITASGPTLPELLSLYGSVGWTSYTADPGMLERAVQQSSHVLCARSGTGELIGLIRAVSDDVSICYIQDLLVRPEHHRQGVGRALMVQLLDRYAHVMQRVLLTDNGEAQHAFYSSLGFHDTRTLVQLPTTCFYQDTRHPLG; encoded by the coding sequence ATGGTCATCACTGCCTCCGGTCCCACCCTGCCCGAACTCCTGTCGCTGTACGGCTCGGTGGGCTGGACCAGCTACACCGCCGACCCCGGCATGCTGGAACGCGCCGTTCAGCAGAGCAGCCACGTGCTGTGCGCCCGCAGCGGCACCGGCGAACTGATCGGCCTGATCCGGGCGGTGTCGGACGACGTGAGCATCTGCTACATCCAGGACCTGCTGGTACGGCCCGAGCATCATCGGCAGGGGGTGGGGCGGGCGCTGATGGTGCAGCTGCTGGACCGCTACGCGCACGTGATGCAGCGGGTCCTGCTCACCGATAACGGCGAGGCCCAGCACGCCTTCTACAGTTCGCTGGGGTTTCACGATACCCGGACCCTGGTCCAGCTGCCCACCACCTGCTTCTACCAGGACACCCGGCACCCGCTGGGCTAA